One part of the Microbulbifer sp. THAF38 genome encodes these proteins:
- a CDS encoding mannose-1-phosphate guanylyltransferase/mannose-6-phosphate isomerase: MIPVILCGGTGSRLWPLSRETYPKQFLPLTGEETMLQATARRLEGVAQLQAPILVCNEEHRFAAAEQLREIGHGAQSILLEPCARNTAPAIALAALAALESGEDPLLLVLPADHAVADVAAFQEALQPARALAEQGHLVTFGIVPTRAETGYGYIRRGEALSTGAWSVAEFVEKPDADTAESYLADGGYSWNSGMFLFRASRYLEELGQHREDILNACRTAYEQAARDLDFTRVDREAFAACADESVDYAVMEPTESAAVVPMDAGWSDVGSWLGLWELAERDGDDNLLQGDVLQEDSSGCLVRAESRLVSLLGVEDLVVVDTDDALLIADKQRVQEVKKLVGSLKRSGRSEAQRHRKVYRPWGYYDSIDAGPRFQVKRIVVKPGQQLSLQMHHHRAEHWIVVRGTARVTRGDEELLVTENQSTYIPLGVTHRLENPGTIPLELIEVQSGSYLGEDDIVRFDDDYGRG; the protein is encoded by the coding sequence ATGATTCCTGTAATTCTCTGTGGTGGCACCGGTTCGCGCCTGTGGCCACTCTCTCGCGAAACCTACCCAAAGCAGTTTTTGCCGCTAACAGGTGAAGAAACCATGTTGCAGGCTACCGCAAGGCGGTTGGAGGGCGTGGCACAGCTACAGGCTCCGATTTTAGTGTGCAATGAGGAACATCGCTTTGCCGCTGCGGAGCAGCTGCGCGAGATTGGTCATGGCGCCCAGTCTATTTTACTGGAGCCCTGCGCGCGCAATACGGCACCAGCTATTGCCCTGGCGGCCCTGGCGGCGCTTGAGTCCGGTGAGGACCCCTTGCTGCTGGTACTGCCGGCGGACCACGCGGTGGCTGATGTGGCGGCTTTTCAGGAGGCGCTACAGCCGGCTCGGGCCCTGGCAGAGCAGGGACATTTAGTCACTTTTGGTATTGTCCCGACTCGGGCAGAGACCGGTTACGGCTATATCCGCCGCGGAGAGGCGCTTTCCACCGGTGCATGGTCGGTGGCAGAGTTTGTCGAGAAGCCAGATGCCGATACCGCCGAGTCCTATCTGGCCGATGGCGGTTATTCCTGGAACAGCGGTATGTTTCTGTTCCGTGCCTCCCGCTATCTGGAGGAGCTGGGCCAGCATCGCGAGGATATTCTCAATGCCTGTCGCACGGCCTACGAGCAGGCGGCTCGAGATCTGGATTTTACCCGGGTGGATAGAGAGGCTTTCGCCGCTTGCGCCGATGAATCTGTGGATTATGCGGTTATGGAGCCTACCGAGTCGGCGGCTGTAGTACCTATGGATGCTGGCTGGAGCGATGTGGGCTCCTGGCTGGGATTGTGGGAGCTGGCCGAGCGGGATGGCGACGACAATCTGCTGCAAGGTGATGTATTGCAGGAAGACAGCAGCGGTTGCCTGGTGCGTGCGGAGAGTCGCCTGGTCAGTTTGCTCGGTGTAGAGGACCTGGTGGTGGTGGATACCGACGACGCCCTGCTAATTGCTGATAAGCAGCGGGTTCAGGAGGTGAAGAAACTGGTGGGAAGCCTCAAGCGCTCCGGCCGCAGCGAGGCCCAGCGACACCGCAAGGTGTATAGACCTTGGGGTTACTACGACTCTATCGATGCGGGCCCGCGTTTTCAGGTAAAACGCATCGTGGTTAAGCCCGGACAACAGCTTTCCCTGCAGATGCACCACCACCGCGCAGAGCACTGGATTGTGGTGCGTGGCACCGCGCGAGTGACCCGTGGCGATGAGGAGTTATTGGTTACCGAGAATCAGTCCACCTATATCCCCCTGGGGGTGACGCACCGATTGGAAAATCCCGGCACTATTCCGTTGGAGCTGATTGAGGTGCAATCCGGCAGTTACCTGGGCGAGGACGATATAGTCCGCTTCGATGACGACTATGGCCGCGGTTAG
- a CDS encoding MFS transporter, whose product MNSIERRALGGLASLYVFRMLGLFMVLPVLTVYGEGYRDSTPMLLGLAMGAYGLSQALLQIPLGLLSDRWGRKPVIYTGLALFALGSIVAAQTDSVYGLIVGRVLQGCGAIAAAVMALVADLTRDEKRGIAMAVIGASIGVAFMLAVILGPALAGAGGLPAIFWLTAALAVLGMLLVWRVVPTPQVAKRPAVFKGGFRKVLASGLTWRLVSGAFFSHLLLTALFVALPLVLVDRLGWPAQEHWKLYGPLMLGTFIVMLPMMRMAERSGKVPLALNLAALALVAGSAALLPMNGTVAVVLLLSIFFIGFNLLEALLPAQLTRKAPEDARGAASGLYATLQFFGTFVGGSLGGYLYGIGGTSAVAGLGFAVVAIWILLWWLLRERVSGVREGSAY is encoded by the coding sequence ATGAATTCCATTGAGCGCCGGGCCCTGGGTGGGCTGGCTTCCCTTTATGTCTTTCGCATGCTCGGCCTGTTTATGGTGCTGCCGGTACTCACGGTATACGGTGAGGGCTATCGCGATAGCACCCCGATGCTACTGGGGTTGGCCATGGGCGCCTATGGCTTGAGCCAGGCCTTATTGCAGATTCCGCTGGGGCTCTTGTCCGATCGCTGGGGCCGCAAACCCGTGATTTATACTGGCCTGGCGCTATTTGCCCTCGGTAGTATCGTCGCTGCACAGACGGACTCTGTATATGGGCTGATTGTTGGCCGGGTGTTACAGGGTTGTGGAGCGATCGCTGCCGCTGTAATGGCATTGGTGGCTGATTTGACCCGGGATGAGAAGCGCGGTATCGCCATGGCTGTGATCGGCGCTTCGATCGGTGTGGCCTTTATGCTAGCGGTAATACTGGGCCCGGCACTCGCGGGTGCTGGCGGACTACCGGCTATTTTCTGGCTGACAGCAGCACTGGCCGTGTTAGGCATGTTGCTGGTATGGAGAGTGGTGCCGACACCTCAAGTGGCAAAGCGCCCAGCAGTATTTAAGGGCGGTTTTCGCAAGGTTCTGGCTAGTGGCCTGACTTGGCGCCTGGTCAGCGGGGCCTTCTTTTCCCACTTGCTACTGACGGCACTGTTTGTGGCCTTGCCACTGGTACTGGTCGATCGGTTGGGCTGGCCGGCGCAAGAGCACTGGAAACTCTATGGCCCACTGATGCTCGGCACCTTTATCGTTATGTTGCCCATGATGCGTATGGCCGAGCGTTCCGGTAAGGTGCCGCTCGCACTGAACCTGGCAGCGCTCGCCCTGGTTGCTGGCAGCGCGGCGCTACTTCCGATGAATGGGACTGTAGCGGTCGTACTGCTGCTGAGTATTTTCTTTATTGGCTTCAACTTGCTGGAAGCCCTGTTGCCGGCACAGTTAACTCGCAAAGCCCCGGAGGATGCCCGCGGGGCTGCCTCGGGCCTCTATGCAACGTTGCAGTTTTTCGGCACTTTTGTCGGCGGCAGTCTGGGTGGATATCTGTACGGAATCGGTGGCACCAGTGCAGTGGCGGGGCTCGGTTTTGCGGTAGTGGCAATTTGGATACTGCTCTGGTGGCTTCTGCGTGAGCGGGTCTCGGGTGTCCGCGAGGGTAGCGCTTACTAA